In the Gossypium arboreum isolate Shixiya-1 chromosome 10, ASM2569848v2, whole genome shotgun sequence genome, one interval contains:
- the LOC108488468 gene encoding dof zinc finger protein DOF3.6-like, whose amino-acid sequence MVFSSVPYLDPPNWQQAPSHHHQQAGVITSESHHHNSQLPPPPPPPLVPGVGGGGIRPGSMTERARLAKIPQPESALKCPRCESTNTKFCYFNNYSLSQPRHFCKTCRRYWTRGGALRNVPVGGGCRRNKRSKGNNRSKSPSVVAERQHGSSSSSSTLVSNSCTDILTHMNPPAPPQLPLLPPLHHLGNYNSGDIGLNFAGIPPQVAVTGCGTSASDMDFQGSTGLVEQWRSLQQVQQFPFLTSLEQSQTGLYPFESDGVEPPPSYAGHHQFRSKPLESAITQLANVKMEDSQQGLNLSRNFLGISGNDHQYWGTATAGNSWTDLSGFIKEKSSHR is encoded by the exons ATGGTTTTCTCTTCTGTTCCATATCTTGATCCCCCAAATTGGCAACAG GCACCAAGTCATCATCATCAGCAAGCTGGGGTTATCACTAGTGAGAGTCATCATCATAATTCTCAGCTTCCTCCACCACCGCCGCCGCCGCTAGTACCGGGTGTTGGCGGTGGTGGTATTAGGCCTGGTTCGATGACGGAACGAGCTAGGCTAGCTAAAATACCACAACCTGAATCAGCTCTAAAGTGTCCTCGTTGTGAATCAACCAACACTAAGTTTTGTTATTTCAACAATTACAGCCTTTCTCAGCCTCGTCACTTTTGTAAGACTTGTAGACGGTACTGGACACGCGGCGGAGCTTTAAGGAACGTACCGGTCGGCGGTGGTTGCCGGAGAAACAAAAGAAGCAAAGGAAATAATAGATCAAAGTCTCCATCAGTTGTTGCCGAACGGCAACATGGTTCAAGTTCATCTTCAAGTACACTTGTTTCTAATAGTTGCACCGATATATTAACCCACATGAACCCACCAGCACCACCTCAATTACCTCTATTGCCACCCTTACACCATCTCGGCAACTACAACTCCGGCGATATCGGGCTGAATTTCGCAGGAATTCCACCACAAGTGGCGGTGACAGGCTGTGGAACTAGTGCTAGTGACATGGATTTTCAAGGCTCAACTGGATTAGTGGAACAGTGGAGATCACTTCAACAAGTTCAACAATTTCCATTTTTGACTAGCTTGGAACAATCCCAAACTGGGTTATATCCATTTGAAAGTGATGGTGTGGAGCCACCACCGAGTTATGCCGGTCATCATCAATTTCGGTCTAAGCCATTAGAGAGTGCTATTACACAGCTTGCGAATGTTAAAATGGAAGACTCTCAACAAGGATTGAATTTATCAAGGAATTTTTTGGGAATTTCGGGCAATGATCATCAATACTGGGGCACTGCCACTGCTGGCAACTCATGGACTGACCTTTCTG GTTTCATCAAGGAGAAATCAAGTCATAGATAA